The Ramlibacter pinisoli genome segment ATCTCGATCCGGTCGCCCGGCTGCATCCACACCGGCGGCTTGCGCGCATAGCCCACGCCCGAGGGCGTGCCCATGGCGATGACGTCGCCCGGCTCCAGCGTGAGCACCTCGCTCAGCAGGACCAGGGCGTCCTCGACCGACACGATCATGTTGGACGTGTTGTCGCTCTGCATCACCTGCCCGTTCAGGCGCGACTCGATGTGCAGGCCCTTGGCGCCGGACGGCAGGTCGGCCGCGGGCACCAGCCAGGGACCGAAGGGGCCGGTGCCGTCGAAGTTCTTGCCGATCGTCCACTGCGTGCTGCGGCGCTGGTAGTCGCGCAGCGTGCCGTCGTTGAAGCAGGCATAGCCCAGCACCGCGGACAGGGCGTTGCCCGGCTTGAGGTGACGCGAGCGGTTGCCGATGACCACCGCCAGCTCGGCCTCGAAGTCGAGGCTGTTCGACACGTGCGGGCGGACCAGGGGCGCCTCGTGGGCGATGAGCGAGGTGGCGCCGCGGAAGAAGAAGGCCGGGTACTCGGGCTTGGCATTGCCGCCCTCGGCCGCGTGGGCGGCGTAGTTGAGCCCCAGGCAGATCACCTTGCCCGGCCGCTCGACCGGGGTGAGCCAGCGGACCGTGGCCGAGTCCAGCCGCGGCGCCTTCGACAGGTCGGGCTTGCCGGCGACAAAGCCGGCGACCGTCGCCATGTCGGCGTTCGCCGGCAGCTGGGCATCGAGGGAGACGAGGTGGCCGTCGTGGAAGCCGGCCCATTGCGGGCGGCCGTCGATGGAAATGCGGGCTAGTTTTGACATGTCGATAAAACTTGAGTATTCGCTTGTTTTGTCGATAATCATCGTAGACACAAGCCGTCTATCGACAGACCGGGTAAACCCTCATGCCTGAAGCCACCACCCTGATCCGCACCGCGTACGACCGCCTGCGCACCGACGTGCTGGACGGCGCCTGGCCGCCGGGCAGCAAGCTGGTGCTGCAGCAGCTGAAGGAGCGCTACGAGGTCGGCGCCAGCCCGCTGCGCGAGGCGCTCAACCGGCTCGCGAGCGAAGGCTGGGTGGTGCACCACGAGCAGCGCGGCTTCAGCGTGGCGGAGGCCAGCGACGCCAGCCTGCGCGACCTGGTGCGCACCCGCACCGCCGTCGAGTCACTGGCGCTGGAGCAGGCGATCGCGCGCCG includes the following:
- a CDS encoding fumarylacetoacetate hydrolase family protein, yielding MSKLARISIDGRPQWAGFHDGHLVSLDAQLPANADMATVAGFVAGKPDLSKAPRLDSATVRWLTPVERPGKVICLGLNYAAHAAEGGNAKPEYPAFFFRGATSLIAHEAPLVRPHVSNSLDFEAELAVVIGNRSRHLKPGNALSAVLGYACFNDGTLRDYQRRSTQWTIGKNFDGTGPFGPWLVPAADLPSGAKGLHIESRLNGQVMQSDNTSNMIVSVEDALVLLSEVLTLEPGDVIAMGTPSGVGYARKPPVWMQPGDRIEIEIEGVGLLANTVAQEA